The following proteins are co-located in the Verrucomicrobiota bacterium genome:
- a CDS encoding DUF1501 domain-containing protein: ETDNFGFKAVENRMHIHDLHATLLHLLGVDHEKLTFRHAGRDYRLTDVHGNVAREVLA; encoded by the coding sequence GAGACGGACAACTTTGGCTTCAAGGCGGTGGAGAATCGCATGCACATCCACGACCTGCACGCGACGCTGTTGCATCTGCTGGGCGTGGACCACGAGAAGCTGACCTTCCGCCACGCCGGCCGCGACTACCGCCTGACCGATGTGCACGGCAACGTGGCGCGGGAAGTATTGGCCTGA